One Engystomops pustulosus chromosome 7, aEngPut4.maternal, whole genome shotgun sequence DNA window includes the following coding sequences:
- the LOC140071065 gene encoding solute carrier family 22 member 20-like, with amino-acid sequence MAFNDVLESLGGVGCFQILHTILLLVPVAMLSCHNLLQNFTGAVPEHYCKLPSTSDLNNQSQRHIMKHFTSLDQEHKPWRCVQHQKAPDLLLNSTDKLFEGKILEYCKEGWTYDRSIFSSTIVTEWNLVCNQRPWRQVARSIYMTGVLLGALVFGSLADKLGRMEILTWSYLQMGIAGSCAAFLPTYDGYCAFRFLCGVASSAISVNSISLILEWMPKRGRTLAGNFFGFSYSLGQIVLAAIAYLIRDWRWLQFAVSAPFLLFFIYSWWLPESARWLILRGETNKALKNLRKAAHINGKWREGEKLTTEMLCSEMQKDIFIIRSSHSVFDLVRTPAMRRMSLCLVLVWFSSNFAYYGLSMDLQNFGLSIFLTQALFGGVEMTAKLMVMLVMTFVGRRVMQFVSLCLAGVMVLSYGFTPHDMQMLCTVLAVTGKAFLASAITCMYLYTGELYPTEIRQTGMGLSAMNARLGSAVASVLHLAGDFSETILPMLFGITPIIAGFFSCFLLETKDSSLPDTINEVEERYRDISFEEEEAEREQWIIKIHVKEIS; translated from the exons ATGGCTTTCAATGATGTCCTTGAGTCCTTAGGTGGAGTTGGCTGTTTTCAGATCCTTCACACCATACTATTATTGGTACCAGTGGCTATGTTATCATGCCACAATCTTCTTCAGAACTTTACAGGTGCAGTCCCTGAACATTACTGCAAGCTTCCATCCACCAGTGACCTGAACAATCAAAGTCAACGACATATTATGAAACACTTCACATCCCTGGACCAAGAGCACAAGCCTTGGAGATGTGTCCAGCACCAAAAGGCCCCTGATTTGTTATTGAACTCAACTGACAAACTATTTGAAGGAAAGATTCTGGAATATTGCAAAGAAGGGTGGACCTATGACAGAAGCATCTTCTCCTCAACCATCGTTACTGAG TGGAATTTAGTTTGTAACCAACGTCCTTGGAGACAAGTAGCCCGCTCCATCTATATGACCGGTGTACTATTGGGAGCACTTGTCTTTGGCAGTCTTGCTGACAA GTTAGGCAGAATGGAGATCCTAACCTGGTCTTACCTGCAGATGGGGATAGCTGGAAGCTGTGCTGCTTTCCTACCTACATATGACGGCTACTGTGCTTTCCGCTTCCTTTGTGGTGTGGCATCCTCCGCTATTTCCGTCAACAGCATTTCCTTAA TCTTAGAATGGATGCCCAAACGTGGCCGTACCCTGGCTGGCAATTTTTTTGGCTTTTCCTACTCCTTGGGACAGATAGTTTTGGCTGCGATAGCGTACCTGATCCGAGATTGGCGATGGCTTCAGTTTGCAGTTTCTGCCCcattcctcctcttcttcatctATTCCTG GTGGCTCCCTGAATCTGCTCGCTGGCTGATTCTTCGGGGTGAAACTAACAAGGCTTTGAAAAATCTAAGAAAAGCTGCGCATATCAATGGAAAATGGAGAGAAGGGGAGAAGCTGACGACAGAG ATGCTGTGCTCAGAGATGCAAAAAGATATCTTTATAATCAGATCCTCACATTCAGTGTTTGACCTTGTCCGCACTCCGGCGATGAGGCGCATGTCCCTCTGTCTAGTTCTGGTTTG gTTTTCAAGTAATTTTGCCTATTATGGGCTCAGCATGGACCTACAGAATTTCGGACTCAGCATCTTCCTGACCCAGGCACTGTTTGGAGGAGTAGAAATGACGGCTAAGTTAATGGTGATGTTGGTGATGACATTTGTGGGAAGAAGAGTCATGCAGTTTGTGTCCTTGTGTTTGGCCGGAGTGATGGTGCTGTCGTATGGCTTCACACCTCATG ATATGCAGATGTTATGTACAGTCCTAGCAGTGACTGGAAAGGCTTTCCTGGCTTCTGCTATTACCTGCATGTACCTGTATACTGGAGAGCTGTATCCTACAGAGATAAG GCAAACAGGGATGGGCTTAAGCGCTATGAACGCTCGCCTGGGCTCCGCTGTGGCATCTGTTTTGCATTTAGCAGGAGATTTTTCGGAGACGATCCTTCCCATGTTATTTGGAATCACTCCCATTATAGCGGGCTTCTTCTCCTGCTTTCTGCTGGAAACCAAAGACTCCTCATTACCAGATACTATCAATGAAGTTGAGGAGAG GTACAGAGATATTTCATTTGAGGAAGAAGAAGCGGAGAGAGAACAGTGGATTATTAAAATTCACGTAAAGGAAATCTCCTGA